A genomic segment from Geitlerinema sp. PCC 7407 encodes:
- a CDS encoding SpoIID/LytB domain-containing protein, with product MRFGWLSSLPLNTAKLVGKHAWLSVLLWLATMAPARAALELRVAIEEDTSQVLVGSSTAATVRTASGETLGEIAGMNGFEARLQGGGIVLSDGSGDRWQNTALWIEPSGENGLVWIGDKWYRGRVLLVPSSGGLTAVNYVDLEHYLYSVLGSEMSPSWPLEALKAQAVAARSYALYQRKTAGNTVFDVGDTQSWQVYEGVSKEAPSTVAAVSGTAGQVLTYNGQIIEAVFHSSSGGYTANVEDVWSEPRQYLRAVQDFDNIPENKNAQWEVAFSDAELGNLISGVGTVLDIAPVRQTPEGRMVSVRVRGTGGERTLSGSALRQALGLKSTRFSVAAGSDRTKAASGSVFVFRGGGWGHGIGMSQWGAYNLAKQGKDYQTILSHYYQNTLLSAIKVE from the coding sequence ATGAGATTTGGTTGGTTGTCTTCCCTCCCCCTCAATACAGCCAAGCTCGTTGGCAAGCACGCCTGGCTTTCAGTGCTGCTGTGGCTCGCCACCATGGCCCCGGCTCGGGCCGCTCTCGAACTACGGGTCGCCATCGAAGAAGACACATCCCAGGTTCTAGTAGGCAGCTCGACCGCCGCGACGGTACGCACTGCGAGTGGCGAGACCCTCGGCGAAATCGCCGGGATGAATGGGTTTGAAGCGAGGCTCCAGGGCGGCGGGATTGTCCTGAGCGACGGTTCGGGCGATCGCTGGCAAAACACCGCCCTGTGGATCGAGCCCTCGGGCGAAAACGGCCTCGTTTGGATCGGCGACAAGTGGTATCGGGGTCGAGTGCTGCTAGTTCCCAGCAGCGGAGGCCTCACCGCCGTTAACTACGTGGACCTGGAGCACTATCTCTACAGCGTGCTCGGGAGCGAGATGAGCCCCAGCTGGCCCCTCGAAGCCCTCAAGGCCCAGGCAGTAGCCGCTCGCTCCTACGCGCTCTATCAGCGCAAAACCGCCGGTAATACCGTTTTTGACGTTGGCGACACCCAGTCATGGCAGGTGTATGAGGGCGTCAGCAAAGAGGCGCCTAGCACCGTTGCGGCGGTCAGCGGTACAGCAGGCCAAGTCCTGACTTACAACGGCCAGATTATTGAAGCCGTCTTCCACTCGTCTTCGGGCGGCTACACAGCGAATGTCGAAGATGTCTGGAGCGAGCCCCGCCAGTATCTGCGGGCGGTGCAGGATTTCGACAATATTCCTGAAAATAAAAATGCCCAGTGGGAAGTGGCTTTCTCGGATGCCGAGCTGGGCAATCTGATCTCCGGCGTGGGCACGGTGCTCGATATCGCGCCAGTGCGGCAGACGCCCGAAGGACGGATGGTGTCGGTGCGGGTGCGGGGTACGGGGGGCGAAAGAACCCTCAGCGGCAGCGCGCTGCGCCAAGCCCTAGGGCTCAAGAGCACCCGCTTTTCAGTGGCGGCCGGCAGCGATCGCACGAAGGCCGCCAGTGGGTCGGTGTTCGTCTTCCGAGGCGGCGGCTGGGGCCACGGCATTGGCATGAGTCAGTGGGGCGCCTACAACCTAGCCAAGCAGGGTAAAGACTATCAGACGATTTTGTCCCACTACTACCAAAACACGCTGCTGTCGGCGATTAAAGTTGAATAA
- a CDS encoding GUN4 domain-containing protein: MDQVTVLREKLQSEPEKNWLPVIQDLANFGEAGLMVLLDFLRSQRDNPVTPAVGKAHQLLVASGSAIALDSLEKEFPNGVMPRASDQQIDYLPLENLLAAQNFQEADVVTLQKFCELAGPIAMRRKWVYFSEVNSFPIADLQTVDRLWQVYSEGKFGFSVQRELWFGVSRSWDRLWPKIGWKDGRTWTRYPGGFTWDLSAPRGHLPLTNQLRGVRMMEALMNHPAWNS, translated from the coding sequence ATGGATCAGGTCACCGTTCTTCGAGAAAAGCTGCAATCTGAGCCTGAAAAAAATTGGCTACCGGTGATCCAGGACCTAGCAAATTTTGGGGAGGCGGGCCTCATGGTTTTGCTAGACTTTCTGCGATCGCAGCGCGACAACCCCGTCACGCCGGCCGTCGGGAAAGCGCACCAGCTTTTGGTCGCCTCCGGGTCGGCGATCGCCCTCGACAGCCTCGAGAAAGAATTTCCCAACGGCGTCATGCCCCGTGCCTCAGACCAGCAGATTGACTATCTTCCCCTTGAGAACCTGCTGGCTGCCCAAAACTTCCAAGAAGCGGACGTCGTCACCCTCCAGAAGTTTTGTGAACTCGCCGGCCCCATTGCCATGCGGCGCAAGTGGGTCTACTTCAGCGAAGTCAACTCTTTTCCCATCGCCGACCTGCAAACCGTCGATCGCCTGTGGCAAGTCTACTCCGAAGGTAAATTCGGCTTCTCCGTCCAGCGGGAGCTCTGGTTTGGCGTCAGCCGCAGCTGGGATCGCCTGTGGCCCAAAATCGGCTGGAAGGACGGCCGGACCTGGACCCGCTATCCCGGCGGCTTTACCTGGGATTTGAGCGCCCCTCGCGGCCATCTGCCCCTGACCAATCAGCTGCGCGGCGTTCGGATGATGGAAGCGCTCATGAACCACCCCGCCTGGAATTCCTAG
- a CDS encoding RNA polymerase sigma factor SigF: MTTTLSHDLKQKTLQLLKQYRDSPSPALRNELVQLNLGLVRKEAHHWINQCTENYEDLLQVGSMGLIRAIERFDITKGHAFSSFAIPYIRGEIQHYLRDKGSPVRIPRQWLTIQRQAVWVIRDLQVKLNRLPTDLETAEALEITLDEWQQIKLACQNRSPLSLDAPVSDDDEGTASLGEMLPDSHYRSFQLAQEDQLRLQQALVQLEKRTRDVLEFVFLYDLTQKEAAERLGISAVTVSRRVKRGLQALKQMMAAGNEAS; this comes from the coding sequence ATGACTACAACTCTCTCGCATGACCTGAAGCAGAAGACACTTCAGCTTTTGAAGCAGTATCGCGACTCGCCTTCGCCTGCTCTCCGCAATGAACTTGTTCAGCTCAACCTAGGCTTGGTCCGGAAGGAAGCTCATCACTGGATCAACCAGTGCACTGAGAATTATGAGGATTTGCTTCAGGTGGGCTCGATGGGGCTCATTCGGGCGATCGAGCGTTTTGACATAACGAAGGGGCATGCCTTTAGTTCGTTTGCGATTCCCTACATTCGCGGCGAAATTCAGCACTATCTGCGCGATAAGGGGTCACCGGTTCGGATTCCGAGACAGTGGTTGACGATTCAGCGCCAAGCGGTTTGGGTGATTCGCGATCTGCAGGTGAAGCTAAACCGGCTGCCGACCGACTTAGAAACAGCCGAAGCGCTGGAGATCACGCTGGATGAGTGGCAGCAAATCAAGCTAGCTTGCCAAAACCGATCTCCGCTGAGCCTAGATGCACCGGTGTCCGATGATGACGAGGGCACAGCCAGTCTGGGGGAAATGCTGCCGGATAGTCACTATCGCAGCTTCCAGCTAGCCCAGGAAGATCAGCTGCGGCTACAGCAGGCGCTGGTGCAGCTTGAGAAGCGCACTCGCGATGTGCTTGAGTTTGTATTTCTCTATGATTTGACGCAGAAGGAAGCGGCGGAGCGCTTGGGCATTAGTGCTGTGACGGTATCGCGCCGAGTCAAGCGAGGCCTACAGGCTCTCAAGCAGATGATGGCTGCTGGCAATGAGGCGTCCTGA
- a CDS encoding ribonuclease Z yields MQITFLGTSSGIPTRARNVSSVALRLPQRAEMWLFDCGEGTQHQILRSDLKVSQLTRIFVTHMHGDHVFGLMGLLASCGLAGNTARVDLYGPPRLEEYLRACERYSHTHLSYPVQVHMVEPGLVYEDDEFRVFCTLLKHRVPAFGYRVEEKDRPGRFDAERAAALGIPFGPIYGQLKRGEVVTLPDGRQVRGHDLCGPDQPGRKLAYCTDTVFCEEAIALAQDVDVLIHEATFSHRDAEMAFQRLHSTSTMAAQVALAAQVQQLIMTHFSPRYAPGNAIQLEDLLAEARAIFPQTLMAHDFLTYEIPRREPSTLTPARG; encoded by the coding sequence GTGCAAATCACCTTTCTTGGTACGAGTTCTGGGATCCCTACCCGCGCCCGCAACGTCTCTAGCGTGGCTCTCCGCCTGCCCCAGCGGGCGGAAATGTGGCTGTTTGACTGCGGCGAAGGAACTCAGCACCAAATTTTGCGCAGCGATCTCAAGGTCAGCCAGCTGACGCGCATTTTTGTCACCCACATGCACGGCGATCATGTCTTCGGGCTGATGGGGCTGCTGGCAAGCTGCGGCTTGGCGGGCAACACAGCGCGGGTAGACCTCTACGGGCCGCCCCGCCTCGAGGAGTATTTGCGGGCCTGCGAGCGCTATTCCCACACCCATCTGTCCTACCCGGTGCAGGTGCACATGGTCGAACCCGGTCTGGTCTATGAAGATGATGAATTTCGGGTGTTCTGCACGCTGCTGAAGCACCGAGTACCAGCCTTTGGGTATCGGGTGGAGGAGAAGGACCGGCCGGGACGCTTTGATGCGGAGCGGGCTGCGGCGCTGGGAATTCCGTTTGGGCCGATCTACGGCCAGCTGAAGCGGGGTGAGGTGGTGACGCTGCCCGATGGACGCCAGGTGCGGGGGCACGATTTGTGCGGGCCAGATCAGCCAGGTCGCAAACTGGCATACTGCACGGATACGGTGTTTTGCGAGGAGGCGATCGCCCTAGCCCAGGATGTCGATGTGCTGATCCATGAAGCCACCTTCTCCCACCGAGATGCGGAGATGGCTTTTCAGCGGCTGCATTCCACCTCGACCATGGCGGCCCAGGTGGCCCTAGCCGCCCAGGTACAGCAGCTGATCATGACCCACTTCAGCCCCCGCTATGCGCCCGGAAATGCCATTCAGCTCGAGGACTTGCTGGCGGAGGCGCGGGCGATTTTTCCCCAGACTCTCATGGCTCACGACTTTTTGACCTACGAGATTCCGCGCCGCGAGCCGTCGACTTTGACACCAGCGCGCGGCTGA
- a CDS encoding response regulator transcription factor, with product MKRILIVDDDAALRAALSRYLENRGFAVQVAASGLDGLRVFEDNPPDVVVSDVMMPEMDGFEFCSRLRATRAGQLVPFIFLSSKGELDDRVQGHHIGADDYLLKPFEPRELVAKIEAQLERSRRTHAEIVRLIQQSDRSPNGAEEHPPQPLPLTPAEEKVFWEVIQGYTNKQIGDRLFVSPRTVQTHLSNILSKLQLENRSQLIRYAYERGYRPPSEEMAED from the coding sequence ATGAAGCGAATTTTAATTGTCGACGATGATGCAGCTCTCAGGGCGGCTTTAAGTCGTTATTTGGAAAATAGAGGTTTTGCAGTTCAAGTTGCTGCTTCAGGGCTAGATGGATTGCGCGTGTTTGAAGACAATCCGCCCGATGTGGTGGTGTCTGACGTGATGATGCCGGAGATGGATGGCTTTGAGTTTTGTAGCCGTCTGCGGGCCACCCGGGCCGGACAATTGGTGCCGTTTATTTTTCTCTCGAGTAAGGGAGAGCTAGATGACCGGGTGCAGGGTCATCACATTGGCGCCGATGACTATCTGCTCAAGCCCTTTGAGCCGAGAGAGCTGGTGGCCAAGATCGAGGCGCAATTGGAGCGATCGCGCCGCACCCACGCAGAAATTGTCCGGCTCATCCAGCAGTCTGACCGCAGCCCCAATGGCGCCGAGGAGCACCCTCCTCAGCCGCTGCCGCTGACGCCCGCCGAGGAAAAGGTTTTTTGGGAAGTGATTCAGGGCTATACCAACAAGCAAATCGGCGATCGCCTTTTTGTCAGCCCCCGTACGGTCCAAACCCACCTGAGCAACATTTTGAGCAAGCTTCAGCTCGAAAATCGCTCGCAGCTCATTCGCTACGCCTACGAGCGGGGCTATCGCCCTCCCAGCGAGGAGATGGCGGAGGATTAG
- a CDS encoding NADP-dependent isocitrate dehydrogenase, with the protein MGSYEKITPPETGLPIKFENGEPIVPDNPIIPFIRGDGTGVDLWPASQKVFDAAVQAAYGDRRKITWFKIYAGDEACEKYGTYQYLPQDTLQAIQEYGVAIKGPLTTPVGGGIRSLNVALRQIHDLYACVRPCRYYPGTPSPHRNPEKLDVIIYRENTEDIYLGVEWRQGSEIGDKLIALLNDELIPATPEHKGKQIRLDSGIGIKPVSKTGTQRLVRRAIKHALRLPKEKQMVTLVHKGNIMKYTEGAFRDWGYELATTEFRAECVTERESWILGNKEKNPDLSVEDNARLLEPGYDSLTAEKQGAIAAEVKAVLDAIWETHGNGQWKEKVMVNDRIADSIFQQIQTRPDEYSILATLNLNGDYLSDAAAAIVGGLGMGPGANIGDTSAIFEATHGTAPKHAGLDRVNPGSVILSGVMMLEFMGWQEAADLIKKGLGAAISNGEVTYDLARLMTPPVEPLKCSEFADAIIRHFDD; encoded by the coding sequence ATGGGCAGCTACGAAAAGATCACCCCTCCCGAGACAGGCTTGCCGATCAAGTTTGAGAACGGTGAGCCCATTGTGCCTGACAACCCAATTATTCCCTTTATTCGGGGAGATGGAACGGGGGTTGACCTGTGGCCAGCCTCCCAAAAAGTGTTTGATGCTGCGGTACAGGCCGCCTATGGCGATCGCCGGAAAATCACCTGGTTCAAAATCTACGCAGGCGACGAAGCCTGCGAGAAGTACGGCACCTACCAGTACTTGCCCCAAGATACCCTCCAGGCGATCCAGGAATACGGGGTAGCGATCAAGGGACCCCTGACAACGCCTGTGGGGGGCGGTATTCGCTCTCTCAACGTTGCGCTCCGGCAAATTCATGACCTGTATGCCTGCGTGCGCCCCTGCCGCTACTACCCTGGCACGCCGTCGCCCCATCGCAACCCCGAAAAGCTGGATGTCATCATTTATCGCGAGAACACCGAGGATATCTACCTGGGCGTGGAGTGGCGCCAAGGCAGCGAAATCGGCGACAAGCTGATCGCCTTGCTCAACGACGAGCTAATCCCGGCGACACCCGAGCACAAGGGTAAGCAAATTCGCCTGGATTCGGGAATTGGGATCAAGCCCGTGAGCAAGACCGGTACCCAGCGCTTGGTCCGCCGAGCCATCAAGCACGCGCTGCGACTGCCCAAGGAAAAGCAGATGGTGACCCTGGTCCACAAGGGCAACATCATGAAGTACACCGAGGGGGCCTTCCGAGACTGGGGCTATGAGCTCGCGACGACGGAGTTTCGCGCCGAGTGTGTGACCGAGCGAGAGTCGTGGATCCTGGGCAATAAGGAAAAAAATCCTGACCTGTCGGTGGAAGATAATGCAAGGCTGCTGGAGCCTGGGTACGACAGCCTTACGGCGGAGAAGCAAGGGGCGATCGCGGCCGAAGTGAAAGCGGTCCTAGACGCGATCTGGGAAACCCATGGCAACGGCCAGTGGAAAGAGAAGGTGATGGTCAATGACCGGATTGCCGACAGCATTTTCCAGCAGATTCAGACCCGTCCGGATGAGTACTCCATCTTGGCAACGCTGAACCTCAACGGCGACTATCTGTCGGATGCCGCTGCGGCGATCGTGGGCGGTCTGGGCATGGGCCCTGGCGCCAACATTGGGGACACCAGCGCCATCTTCGAGGCGACCCACGGCACGGCTCCCAAGCACGCAGGTCTCGATCGCGTGAACCCCGGCTCTGTGATTTTGTCCGGCGTGATGATGCTGGAGTTTATGGGCTGGCAGGAAGCGGCAGACCTGATCAAGAAGGGTCTGGGCGCGGCGATTTCCAATGGAGAGGTGACCTATGACCTGGCTCGTCTGATGACGCCGCCGGTCGAACCCCTCAAGTGCTCAGAGTTCGCAGATGCGATTATTCGCCACTTCGACGACTAG
- a CDS encoding ATP-binding protein gives MSILPCLDASVASPVREMGDAAVSLESTLYQLALHDCQVDLQAPAQSVADALDHNPLLPGIVVRREAEFVGVISRRRFRELTSRRYGLEIFLTRSVEVLYQFASTEVLVLPATALVVSAAQMALQRSPSLLYEPIVVEVAPQDYRLLDTHHLLVAHSQIHVLAMQQLQEQTQAQMIQTEKMASLGQMVAGVAHEILNPVNFICGNIKHLANYSQDLMDLVELYEAKAGQPEAIATFKEDIEFEFLAQDLPRLLSSVSLGAERLRKIVNSLRNFSHMDESQLRPTDLHECIESTLLILSSRLKKEGEIEVIRQYDDLPLVPCYSGQLSQVFMNLLSNAIDALSEKHALIPTNGARTGWRPHLQITTRLQSRLSGPHDPHPKMWVAVSIADNGSGIPEEIQTRIFDTFFTTKAVGKGTGLGLAISHQIVTQKHRGHLNFWSRSTQDGALIDQTGTTFEILLPLA, from the coding sequence ATGTCAATACTGCCCTGTCTTGATGCCTCGGTTGCTTCGCCAGTTCGCGAGATGGGCGATGCAGCGGTGAGTTTGGAATCAACGCTCTATCAGTTGGCGCTGCACGATTGCCAAGTGGATTTGCAGGCGCCAGCCCAGTCAGTGGCGGATGCTTTGGATCACAATCCTCTGCTGCCCGGGATTGTTGTTCGGCGGGAAGCGGAGTTTGTAGGGGTGATCTCTCGTCGCCGCTTTCGGGAGCTGACAAGTCGTCGCTACGGCCTGGAAATTTTCCTGACGCGATCGGTGGAGGTGCTGTACCAGTTTGCCTCGACGGAGGTGCTGGTGCTGCCGGCGACGGCGCTGGTGGTGAGTGCGGCTCAGATGGCGCTGCAGCGATCGCCCAGCTTGCTCTACGAGCCCATCGTGGTGGAAGTCGCCCCCCAAGATTACCGGCTGCTGGATACCCATCATTTGCTGGTTGCCCACTCCCAGATCCATGTGCTGGCGATGCAGCAGCTGCAAGAGCAGACCCAGGCGCAGATGATCCAAACGGAGAAGATGGCGAGCTTGGGCCAGATGGTGGCGGGAGTCGCCCACGAAATTCTCAACCCGGTGAACTTTATCTGCGGCAACATCAAGCACTTGGCGAACTACAGCCAGGACCTGATGGACTTGGTGGAGCTGTATGAAGCGAAGGCTGGCCAGCCAGAGGCGATCGCCACCTTCAAAGAAGACATCGAATTTGAGTTTTTGGCCCAGGACCTGCCGCGCTTGCTGAGCAGCGTGAGCTTGGGCGCCGAGCGCCTGCGCAAAATTGTGAACAGCCTGCGCAACTTCTCCCACATGGATGAATCGCAGCTGCGGCCCACCGATTTGCACGAGTGCATCGAAAGCACCCTGCTCATTCTCAGCAGCCGCCTAAAAAAAGAAGGCGAAATCGAGGTCATCCGGCAGTACGACGATCTGCCGCTCGTCCCCTGCTACTCTGGGCAGCTCAGCCAGGTGTTTATGAACTTGCTGAGCAACGCGATCGACGCCCTCAGTGAAAAGCACGCCCTGATACCTACCAACGGCGCAAGAACAGGCTGGCGGCCCCACCTCCAGATCACCACCCGGCTCCAGTCCCGACTAAGCGGCCCCCATGACCCTCATCCCAAAATGTGGGTAGCCGTGAGCATTGCTGATAACGGCTCGGGCATTCCTGAAGAGATTCAGACGCGAATTTTCGATACCTTTTTCACCACCAAGGCAGTCGGTAAAGGAACGGGGCTCGGTCTGGCCATCAGCCACCAAATCGTGACGCAAAAGCATCGGGGCCACCTAAACTTTTGGTCGCGGTCGACCCAAGACGGAGCCTTGATCGATCAGACAGGCACGACCTTTGAAATTTTGCTGCCTCTGGCCTAG
- a CDS encoding adenylyltransferase/cytidyltransferase family protein, whose translation MSGLYTLETLVAQIQADPQRWRPLVFTNGCFDLIHAGHVRYLQAARRRGRALVVGLNSDRSVQAIKPARPGFPQRPIIPEIQRAEVLAALRAVDGVVLFEETTATRLIEALRPEIYIKGGDYEISQLPEAPAVQAYGGHIELIQVEVPSSTSAIVQQILAGAIAHPPVL comes from the coding sequence ATGTCTGGTCTGTACACGCTCGAAACGCTGGTTGCCCAAATCCAGGCCGATCCCCAGCGATGGCGTCCTCTGGTGTTTACCAACGGCTGCTTTGACTTGATCCACGCTGGCCATGTGCGCTATCTCCAAGCTGCCCGACGTCGGGGTCGGGCGCTGGTGGTGGGTCTCAACAGCGATCGCTCGGTGCAAGCAATCAAGCCCGCCCGTCCCGGCTTTCCGCAGCGGCCGATCATTCCAGAAATTCAGCGGGCCGAGGTCTTAGCGGCGCTGCGGGCAGTGGACGGCGTCGTTCTCTTTGAGGAGACTACCGCGACGCGCCTGATCGAGGCCCTACGGCCCGAAATCTACATCAAGGGCGGAGACTACGAGATTTCTCAGCTGCCCGAAGCGCCGGCAGTGCAGGCCTACGGCGGCCACATCGAGCTGATTCAGGTCGAAGTTCCCAGTTCAACCAGCGCGATCGTCCAGCAGATCTTGGCCGGGGCGATCGCTCATCCACCTGTGCTCTAG
- a CDS encoding photosystem II manganese-stabilizing polypeptide: MRYRALITALVAVCLSVLTACSEGPSAGSDLLTYDQIVGTGLANNCPQLQETSRGAISIDSSKSYRLRDLCLQPTEYLVKEESSKRRESAFVPGKPLTRYTTTIDQVEGSLSIGSDGSLTFNEEDGLDFQPTTVLLPGGEQVPFLFTIKGLVAQTQPGIDSINTSTDFEGSFKVPGYRTANFLDPKGRGLASGYDNAVALPAQADSGELSRENTKNFRVREGNISLQVAKVDPVTGEVAGTFVSIQPSDTDMEAKDPVDVKIRGLFYARVEAS; the protein is encoded by the coding sequence ATGAGATACCGTGCTCTGATCACCGCGCTTGTGGCTGTATGCCTCAGCGTTCTAACCGCTTGTAGCGAAGGACCATCCGCTGGCAGCGATCTGCTGACCTACGACCAGATCGTCGGAACTGGCCTAGCAAACAACTGTCCTCAGCTCCAAGAAACCAGCCGGGGCGCTATTTCCATCGACTCCAGCAAGTCCTATCGGCTGAGAGACCTTTGCCTCCAGCCCACCGAATATCTGGTCAAGGAAGAGAGCAGCAAGCGGCGCGAGTCTGCGTTTGTCCCTGGCAAACCCCTGACTCGCTACACGACGACCATTGACCAGGTGGAAGGCAGCCTCAGCATCGGTAGCGATGGTAGCCTCACCTTCAATGAAGAAGACGGCCTAGACTTCCAGCCCACCACCGTTCTGCTGCCCGGTGGCGAGCAAGTACCTTTCCTATTCACCATCAAAGGTCTTGTTGCTCAGACCCAGCCGGGTATCGACAGCATCAACACCTCCACCGACTTTGAAGGCAGCTTCAAAGTGCCTGGCTACCGCACCGCCAACTTCCTCGATCCCAAAGGCCGGGGCCTTGCTAGCGGCTACGACAACGCAGTCGCCCTGCCCGCTCAAGCTGACAGTGGCGAACTGAGCCGCGAGAACACCAAGAACTTCCGCGTGCGCGAAGGCAACATCTCACTGCAAGTTGCCAAGGTCGATCCGGTCACCGGCGAAGTTGCGGGTACTTTCGTGAGCATTCAGCCCTCTGATACCGACATGGAAGCAAAAGATCCTGTCGATGTCAAAATCCGCGGCCTCTTCTACGCTCGCGTCGAAGCGTCGTAA
- a CDS encoding PAS domain S-box protein produces MSLQALSVDNTRTLWRLWEVLLLSGIGGAIAGMFFSFRRISRRLQQSIAELQAERNFVSAVLETAGALVVVLDQDGRIIRFNRACEQTTGYRFSEVQGIPFWDLFLVPEEIEPVKAVFEALKSGNFPSEFESYWQTKDGQRRLIAWSNTVLRPGDRAPQYIIGSGIDITERKQAEAALRLSEEKFSKAFRASPDSVTITTLNEGRVIEVNDSFLENTGFTREEVIGLTTNELNLWANPEDREQIVQQLRERGSVRNQECEFRVRRTQESITGLFSAEVIDVEGQSCLLSVINNITERKRAEEAIRLSSERERLLGEIALRIRQSLDLEQILNRTVDEVQKFLQADRVLISYLGSNMRGQVIAEAVVPGQQSCLGQAVAEDSILEEIQALFQDQPVHVMEDLQELELEPNSSGRLEFLKTYAVKAAIGVSIMLGRQLYGLLVAHQCTGPRQWQPAEIALLQQLATQVAIAIQQAQLYEQVQTLNASLERQVEERTAQLQQKMQELQEVNRLKDVFLHAVSHDLRTPVMGMLLVLKNLLKSEEPDAQKPALQETVRVSRSILERMVQSSDRQLTLINSLLEVHASEATGIILQPEPVQLGELIVSILKDLEPVIAKNQATCVNLVPATLPLIDADSHQLWRVFDNLVTNALKHNPPGIEVSVRAIAEVDRLRCSVADNGVGMNLSAEEAANLFNPYYRGHESRHLTGIGLGLYLCRQIIKAHGGEIGVESQRGQGTKFWFTLPLSEALLQT; encoded by the coding sequence ATGAGTCTTCAGGCACTGTCCGTCGACAACACGCGGACTTTGTGGCGGCTGTGGGAGGTGCTGCTCCTGTCAGGCATTGGCGGCGCGATCGCCGGCATGTTCTTCTCGTTTCGGCGGATCTCTCGTCGGCTACAGCAGTCGATCGCCGAGCTCCAAGCTGAGCGAAATTTTGTCTCAGCCGTCCTAGAAACCGCTGGTGCCCTGGTTGTTGTTTTGGATCAAGATGGGCGCATTATCCGGTTCAATCGAGCCTGTGAACAAACCACCGGCTATCGCTTTTCGGAGGTGCAAGGCATTCCGTTTTGGGACTTGTTTCTCGTTCCTGAAGAAATCGAGCCTGTCAAAGCCGTTTTCGAGGCCCTAAAATCCGGCAACTTTCCCAGCGAATTTGAGAGCTACTGGCAAACCAAGGACGGTCAGCGGCGGCTGATTGCTTGGTCCAACACCGTTTTGCGGCCCGGCGATCGCGCGCCCCAGTACATCATCGGCAGCGGTATCGACATCACCGAGCGCAAGCAAGCCGAAGCCGCTCTGCGCCTCTCAGAGGAAAAGTTTTCCAAAGCCTTTCGGGCCAGTCCAGATTCAGTCACCATCACCACCCTCAACGAAGGCCGGGTCATCGAAGTCAACGACAGCTTTCTCGAAAACACCGGCTTTACGCGCGAAGAAGTCATCGGGCTCACCACCAACGAGCTGAACCTGTGGGCCAACCCAGAAGACCGGGAGCAGATTGTTCAGCAGCTGCGCGAGCGAGGATCTGTCCGCAACCAAGAGTGCGAGTTTCGCGTGCGCAGAACTCAGGAAAGCATTACCGGGCTCTTTTCAGCTGAGGTCATCGACGTCGAAGGGCAATCCTGTTTGCTGTCGGTGATCAACAACATCACCGAGCGCAAGCGAGCGGAGGAGGCCATCCGGCTATCTAGCGAGCGGGAACGGCTGTTGGGTGAAATCGCCCTCCGAATTCGCCAGTCTCTTGATCTTGAGCAGATTCTCAACCGGACAGTCGATGAAGTTCAGAAGTTTTTGCAGGCAGACCGGGTCTTGATCAGTTATCTGGGGTCCAACATGCGAGGGCAGGTGATCGCCGAGGCTGTTGTGCCTGGCCAGCAATCTTGCCTCGGGCAGGCTGTGGCAGAGGATTCAATTTTGGAGGAAATTCAGGCCCTGTTTCAGGATCAGCCTGTGCATGTGATGGAGGATTTGCAAGAACTGGAGCTAGAGCCCAACAGTTCCGGCAGGCTAGAGTTTTTGAAAACCTATGCAGTGAAGGCAGCGATCGGCGTTTCGATCATGCTGGGGCGACAGCTCTATGGACTTCTCGTCGCTCACCAGTGCACAGGCCCTCGCCAGTGGCAGCCTGCTGAAATTGCGCTGCTGCAGCAGTTGGCCACGCAGGTGGCGATCGCTATTCAGCAAGCCCAGCTCTACGAACAGGTTCAGACGCTCAATGCCAGCCTAGAGCGCCAAGTTGAAGAGCGTACCGCCCAGCTACAGCAAAAGATGCAGGAGCTTCAGGAGGTCAATCGACTCAAGGATGTTTTCCTGCACGCGGTTTCCCACGACCTGCGCACGCCCGTGATGGGAATGCTGCTGGTTCTCAAGAATTTGCTCAAAAGCGAGGAGCCAGATGCCCAGAAGCCCGCGCTTCAGGAAACCGTGCGGGTTTCTCGGAGCATTTTGGAGCGCATGGTCCAAAGCAGCGATCGCCAGCTGACACTCATTAATTCTTTGCTAGAGGTTCACGCCAGCGAAGCAACCGGGATCATTTTGCAACCAGAGCCAGTGCAGCTAGGCGAGCTGATTGTCTCAATTTTGAAGGATTTAGAGCCAGTCATCGCCAAAAATCAGGCTACTTGTGTCAACCTCGTCCCAGCGACCCTGCCGCTCATTGACGCCGACAGCCATCAGCTTTGGCGAGTGTTTGACAACTTGGTGACCAATGCCCTCAAGCACAATCCGCCCGGCATCGAGGTTTCGGTCAGGGCGATCGCCGAAGTAGACCGGCTGCGCTGCAGCGTTGCAGACAACGGCGTCGGCATGAACCTTTCCGCCGAGGAAGCCGCGAATCTTTTTAATCCCTACTATCGGGGCCACGAGAGCCGCCACTTAACCGGCATCGGCCTCGGTCTTTATCTCTGTCGACAAATTATAAAAGCACACGGCGGTGAAATTGGGGTCGAAAGTCAGCGAGGGCAGGGAACCAAATTTTGGTTCACGCTGCCCCTCAGCGAAGCCCTGCTTCAGACTTAA